The genomic region TAGGGCCTTCGGTATTGTACAATGCTTTTAATAATCAGAATCATCCCTGGTATATTCCTGTTCTGATTATTGGCATCATTGCAACCTTTGCTGCGATCTTTTTAATGTTCAAGGGTATTATGACCATGGTTAATTCTTTCTTCGGAAAACGCTCTTAAGATATATTACTTGGTAGCAGTATAATGTATAATCTAATAAAACTCAGTTAGTAGTATGAAGGGGGAGATTAACTACTAAATTGAATTGAAGTGATAATCATCGGAATATAGTATAGTAAAGCTAAATAATTTAGATCCAGGTCCCTTAAACTAATCTATTGATGATTCAAAAGCGAAAATAATTATAGGTTTCATCTACAAGTTCTTCCTACTAAAAGGAAGAAGCATTTTCAATGCAAACTTCATCATTCTAATTACCTGTAAATTCATGTTCTGACATTAGCGAATACAACATTACGATTTGTATACACTTTTGATTATATACCTGTATCTAGAAAAGGTTGATAATAATTAGTATGATGATCGTATAGATTTGTTAGCAGATCAATGGCAGATCACTTTCAATATAAAACTAGATAAGTTTGAAACCAGTGCAGAAGTAAATATAACCTACGTCTGTGTTGAAATCCGAGTTATACCAGCATTGGATTCATCCCGGATGAAAGTATGTTTCTATATAGTAGCATCTAAGATTAGCTAAGATATTAATGATAATCGGTTTTGAAACTGAAGGTTGGAAGAAGTCAAAATGCAGATTACAAACTACTCTTTTTCAGATCTGGATGTTAGGTTATTCGGAAATAAGATAGTAACAGATACCATTATGTTTACTGAGTGAAGTCATGGAAGGGCTTCTCAGACATCAAGTTTACTAGAAAATGCTACGTTATCCCTGACTTTATTGCATAAAAAAACCCTTCATCGATATGATGAAGGGTTTTAAAGAAGAAGGCGGCGACATACTCTCCCACAATACAGCAGTACCATCTGCGCTAACGGGCTTAACTACTCTGTTCGGGATGGGAAGAGGTGAGCCCCGTTGCTATAGCCACCTTAAAAGGTAAGTTATAAGCTTCGAGCTTAAAACTGTTCTAATTACTTAGATTAGAACTAATATCGTTGACATAATTAAAGAAACAAAAAAGTTACAAGTACCTGTACTACAACTATAAAATAAGCATTTGGCGGCTCTGAGGTTTTAAGGCCTCAGAGCCATCGCGCATCAAGCTTTACGGATTATTAGTACTACTCGGCTATGACATTACTGCCTTTACACCTATAGCCTATCAACGTGGTAGTCTCCCACGGTCCTTTAAAGAAATCTCATCTTGTGGTGGGTTTCGCGCTTATATGCTTTCAGCGCTTATCCCTTCCGAACGTAGCTACTCTGCAGTGCTCCTGGCGGAACAACAGATACACCAGAGGTTCGTCCAATCCGGTCCTCTCGTACTAGGATCAGGTCCACTCAAATTTCTAACGCCCACTGTAGATAGAGACCGAACTGTCTCACGACGTTCTGAACCCAGCTCGCGTGCCACTTTAATGGGCGAACAGCCCAACCCTTGGGACCTTCTCCAGCCCCAGGATGTGACGAGCCGACATCGAGGTGCCAAACCCCCCCGTCGATGTGAGCTCTTGGGGGAGATCAGCCTGTTATCCCCGGCGTACCTTTTATCCTTTGAGCGATGACCCTTCCATGCGGTGTCACCGGATCACTATGCTCTACTTTCGTACCTGATCGACCTGTATGTCTCTCAGTCAAGCTCCCTTTTGCCATTGCACTCTACGCACGGTTACCAAGCGTGCTGAGGGAACCTTTAGAAGCCTCCGTTACTCTTTTGGAGGCGACCACCCCAGTCAAACTACCCACCAAGCACTGTCCTTCCGTTGGAAGTTAGGCTCTAAACAAGTAAAGGGTAGTATTTCAACAACGACTCCACCACACCTGGCGATGCAGCTTCAAAGTCTCCTACCTATCCTACACATCACTTGTTCAAAGTCAATACTAAGCTATAGTAAAGGTGCACGGGGTCTTTTCGTCCCACAGCGGGTAATCGGCATCTTCACCGATACTACAATTTCACCGAGCTCATGGCTGAGACAGTATCCAGATCGTTGCACCATTCGTGCAGGTCGGAACTTACCCGACAAGGAATTTCGCTACCTTAGGACCGTTATAGTTACGGCCGCCGTTTACTGGGGCTTCAGTTCAATGCTTCGCTAATGCTAACATCTCCCCTTAACCTTCCAGCACCGGGCAGGTGTCAGGCCCTATACGTCATCTTTCGATTTAGCAGAGCCCTGTGTTTTTGATAAACAGTCGCCTGGATCTTTTCACTGCGGCCCCCCCCATAAGGGGGGCGACCCTTCTCCCGAAGTTACGGGCCAATTTTGCCTAGTTCCTTAGCCATGAATCTCTCGAGCACCTTAGAATTCTCATCCCAACTACCTGTGTCGGTTTAGGGTACGGGTTGCCTCCACTCGCTTTTCTTGGAAGTCGCTCCTCTGGATTATCACGCCGGCCGTAGCTTTTGTGTACTATCGGGGTGTTACCACTCCCTTCAACGTACTATTCCGTCAGTACGCACCAAATTTACGCCTCCGTCCGCTTTAACGTGGGGCAAGTAGCAGAATATTAACTGCTTGTCCATCGACTACCCCTTTCGGGTTCGCCTTAGGTCCCGACTAACCCTCAGCTGATTAGCATAGCTGAGGAAACCTTAGTCTTTCGGTGTGCGGGTTTCTCGCCCGCATTATCGTTACTTATGCCTACATTTTCTTTTGTAACCAATCCAGCAAGCCTCGCGACTCACCTTCATCTCTGTTACAATGCTCCCCTACCACTATAGTAAACTATAGTCCATAGCTTCGGTAATATGTTTATGCCCGATTATTATCCATGCCGAACCGCTCGACTAGTGAGCTGTTACGCACTCTTTAAATGAATGGCTGCTTCCAAGCCAACATCCTAGCTGTCTGGGCAGTTCAACCGCGTTTCTTCAACTTAACATATATTTTGGGACCTTAGCTGATGGTCTGGGTTCTTTCCCTCTCGGACATGGACCTTAGCACCCATGCCCTCACTGATATGAAACATTTTATAGCATTCGGAGTTTGTCAGGAATTGGTAGGCGGTGAAGCCCCCGCATCCAATCAGTAGCTCTACCTCTATAAAACTATCTATATCGCTGCACCTAAATGCATTTCGGGGAGTACGAGCTATTTCCGAGTTTGATTGGCCTTTCACCCCTACCCTCAGGTCATCCCAAGACTTTTCAACGTCAACGGGTTCGGTCCTCCACTATGTGTTACCACAGCTTCAACCTGCCCAAGGGTAGATCACACGGTTTCGCGTCTACCACTACCAACTAAAGCGCCCTATTCAGACTCGCTTTCGCTACGGCTCCACAGCTGAACTGCTTAACCTTGCTGGCAACGGTAACTCGTAGGCTCATTATGCAAAAGGCACGCCGTCACCCCACTAAAGGGCTCCGACCGCTTGTAAGCGTATGGTTTCAGGATCTATTTCACTCCCTTATTCAGGGTTCTTTTCACCTTTCCCTCACGGTACTGGTTCACTATCGGTCTCTCAGGAGTATTTAGCCTTGGCGGATGGTCCCGCCGGATTCATACAGGGTTTCACGTGCCCCGCACTACTCAGGATACTGCTATGCTTTATATCAACTTTCCTATACCGGGCTATCACCGTCTTTGGCCAAGCTTTCCAACTTGTTCTAATTCATTGTACAAACAATGTTGCAGTCCTACAACCCCAATAAGTCCGTAAACTCATTGGTTTGGGCTTCTGCGCGTTCGCTCGCCGCTACTAGCGCAATCACTATTGTTTTCTCTTCCTCCGGGTACTTAGATGTTTCAGTTCTCCGGGTTCGCCTCCTTGCGGATACTATATCTTCAATATAGTGGGTTGCCCCATTCGGATATTCGCGGATCAATTTGTATGTGCCAATCCCCACGACTTTTCGCAGCTTATCACGTCCTTCTTCGCCTCTGAGAGCCTAGGCATTCCCCATACGCCCTTATCTAGCTTGTATGCGCTTTGCTTAATGCTCTAATCTATCCTAACTTGCGCTAGAACAGAAGTATTATAATGTATTACTTATATTAAATATTTCTATCTAATAGTGTTCTCGTATTCTTTGTTTCTTCAATATGTCAATGAACTTTTTTCCCGTATTCACAATAGAGTCTCGATGATCTTACAAACTAAAAACTTATGTTTCCTGGTTGTTTGTAAAAACTATAACCCACTCTATCTCTAGGAATCGTGGAGAATATCGGAGTCGAACCGATGACCTCCTGCGTGCAAGGCAGGCGCTCTAGCCAGCTGAGCTAATCCCCCATTATTTTAGTATCCAGCTAACCAGTTATTAGTTAACAGTACTTATAACGGCTACTCAACCTCTAAAATTTCCTTTCAGTTTTTCAAATGAACTTATAAACCTGATGGCTTACTCTTTCAAGTAGTCTCAGGCAGACTCGAACTGCCGACCTCTACATTATCAGTGTAGCGCTCTAACCAGCTGAGCTATGAGACTGTCCATAATAACCGAATTGACATAAGAATCAAGACCAAATTGGCCTTCTAAACTTCCCTTTACTAATTGTCGCTTGCATGTAAACATGCAAAGCTCTAGAAAGGAGGTGTTCCAGCCGCACCTTCCGGTACGGCTACCTTGTTACGACTTAGCCCCAGTTACCAGTTTTACCCTAGGCCGCTCCTTACGGTGACGGACTTCAGGTACCCCCGGCTTCCATGGCTTGACGGGCGGTGTGTACAAGGCCCGGGAACGTATTCACCGCATCATGGCTGATATGCGATTACTAGCGATTCCAGCTTCACGCAGTCGAGTTGCAGACTGCGATCCGAACTGTGATAGGGTTTAAAGATTCGCATCCCCTCGCGGGGTAGCTGCCCTCTGTCCCTACCATTGTAGCACGTGTGTGGCCCAGGACGTAAGGGCCGTGATGATTTGACGTCATCCCCACCTTCCTCACAGTTTGCACTGGCAGTCTGGCTAGAGTTCCCGACATGACTCGCTGGCAACTAACCACAGGGGTTGCGCTCGTTATAGGACTTAACCTGACACCTCACGGCACGAGCTGACGACAACCATGCAGCACCTTGCAATTAGTCCGAAGAAGGGTCTGTTTCCAGACCTGTCCAACTGCATTTAAGCCCTGGTAAGGTTCCTCGCGTATCATCGAATTAAACCACATGCTCCACCGCTTGTGCGGGCCCCCGTCAATTCCTTTGAGTTTCATTCTTGCGAACGTACTCCCCAGGTGGGTTACTTATCACTTTCGCTTAACCACTCAGCTCTCAATCGAGCCGAACAGCTAGTAACCATCGTTTACGGCGTAGACTACCAGGGTATCTAATCCTGTTCGCTACCTACGCTTTCGTCCCTCAGCGTCAATATATTATTAGTGATCTGCCTTCGCAATAGGTGTTCTGAGTAATATCTATGCATTTCACCGCTACACTACTCATTCCAACCACTTCATAATAATTCAAGAACAACAGTATCAATGGCAATTCTACAGTTGAGCTGCAGACTTTCACCACTGACTTATTATCCCGCCTACGGACCCTTTAAACCCAATGATTCCGGATAACGCTTGGACCCTCCGTATTACCGCGGCTGCTGGCACGGAGTTAGCCGGTCCTTATTCATACGGTACCGTCAAGCATCTACACGTAGATGTGGTTCTTCCCGTATAAAAGCAGTTTACAACCCATAGGGCCGTCTTCCTGCACGCGGCATGGCTGGATCAGAGTTGCCTCCATTGTCCAATATTCCTCACTGCTGCCTCCCGTAGGAGTCTGGTCCGTGTCTCAGTACCAGTGTGGGGGATCTCCCTCTCAGGACCCCTACCTATCGCGGTCTTGGTAAGCCGTTACCTCACCAACTAACTAATAGGACGCATACTCATCTTTAAGCCATAAATGTTTAATGTAATCTCCAGGTGAAGTCTACATACTATGGGGTATTAATCCACGTTTCCATGGGCTATTCCCCGCTTAAAGGCAGATTGTATACGCGTTACGCACCCGTGCGCCACTCGTCAGCAAATTAGCAAGCTAATTCCTGTTACCGTTCGACTTGCATGTGTTAGGCCTGCCGCTAGCGTTCATCCTGAGCCAGGATCAAACTCTTCATCGTTAAATCTTAAATATATTCAACAATTACTAAAGAAATTGCTCAGTATGACTTTTCTAGTCTTAATTCTTATACACTTGATTCTATCTAATTAAAGATAAAACCCTTTGTCAATTCAATATATCAATGAACTTTAATTGGTCTCCCAATCTGTCTTGTTAAAACCTAAGGAATCGAACCTTATTCTCTCACCCCATCCGGTGGTTTTCAGTAATTTCAATCTGTAATTTTTGAACGTTTGCTTGTTCTCAAAGCGGGTGCAAATATACAACGCTTTTTCTTTATCCACCAAAACTTTTTTAATAAAATTTTTAGTTTCTTTTTCTAAAGCTTTCCTACCTTTAAACTCTGCCAACCTTCTTAAGAACGTCGCTTCGTTTTTAAAGCGGGTGCAAATATAAAACTAGTTTTACTCTCCAGCCAAATAAAATTTAAAGAAATTTAATTTTTATTTTTTTGCCTTAGACCAACAATAGCCTACCCTTTACAAACCCTTTCAGTGAACGCACGCCTTGCTCTCAAAGCGGCTGCAAATATACACTAACTTTTTTCTTTCTACCAAACTAAAATTTAATAAATTTTAGTTTAATTTTTTAAAGCCAGATCCTTTCACATCACCCACCATTACTACTCTCAACGAACATACGCCTTGCTCCCAAAGCGGCTGCAAATATACACCCCAATTTTAATTACACAATGACTTTTTGAAAAAAAATATAAAATAAACACAAGATTATTTATAAGTGGTTGAACTTCAGAATTATCAATGTCTAAATAATTTCATAATACATTTCCGAAGAGATAATCAACACCTATATATAGTATATAGGTAAGTATGTATTGTGCAACCAAACTCAACACCTTATCTTTGCGACTTCGTAAAACATGTATATAATGATCAAGATCACTCTGCCAGACGGAAGTATTAAAGAGTTTGAAAAAGGCACTACTCCAATGGATGTAGCCAGAAGTATAAGCGAAGGACTTGCAAGGAATGTTATTTCTGCAAAGTTCAATGATGAAACTGTGGAAACCACAACACCTTTAAATACCGATGGCGATCTTGTTCTTTTCACCTGGTCTAATGATGAAGGTAAAAAAGCATTCTGGCATTCATCTTCTCACGTAATGGCTCAGGCTATTCAGGATCTGTACCCGGGAGCCAAGCTTACTATAGGACCAGCGATTGATAGAGGATTCTACTATGATGTAGACTTCGGAGGGAATAAGATCTCAGAAAATGATTTCAAGAAGATCGAAGATCGTATGCTGGAAATTTCCCGTGGTAAACATGATTTTGCACTGCGTTCAGTTTCTAAAGCCGATGCGCTGGAATTCTACAAGAAGGAGAACAATCCTTTTAAGGTAGAGCTTATCGAAAATCTTACTGATGGTGAAATCACCTTCTGTGATCATGATACTTTCACAGATCTTTGCCGCGGTGGTCATATTCCAAATACAGGAATCATCAAAGCGGTAAAATTGATGAGTGTTGCCGGCGCATACTGGAGAGGTGATGAAACCAATCCTCAATTAACCAGAGTATATGGTATATCATTTCCGAAGCAAAAAGAATTAAAAGAATATCTGGCTCTATTGGAAGAAGCCAAAAAAAGAGATCATAGAAAATTAGGGAAGGAACTGGAGCTATTCACTTTTTCTCAAAAAGTTGGACAGGGATTACCATTATGGCTTCCGAAAGGTGCAGCTCTTAGAGAGAGACTCGAGAATTTCCTAAAAAAAGCTCAGAAGAAAGCCGGCTATGAAATGGTTGTAAGTCCGCACATTGGTCATAAGGAACTATATGTAACTTCTGGTCATTATGCTAAATACGGGGAAGATAGTTTTCAGCCAATAACGACTCCTAATGAAGGGGAGGAATTTCTACTGAAGCCCATGAACTGCCCGCATCATTGTGAAATGTATAATGCGAGTTCATGGAGTTATCGTGACCTTCCGAAGAGATTTGCGGAGTTTGGTACTGTATATAGGTATGAGCAAAGTGGAGAATTGCATGGTTTAACCAGAGTTAGAGGCTTTACTCAGGATGACGCCCATATATTCTGTATGCCGGAGCAGCTGGATGAAGAATTTAAAAAAGTAATTGACCTTACCTTATATGTATTCTCATCTTTAGGTTTTGATGACTTTACCGCGCAGGTGTCTCTAAGGGATCCTGAGAAGAAAGATAAGTATATAGGATCTGATGATGTTTGGGAAAAAGCTGAGTCGGCCATTTTAAGTGCTGCGGAAGAAAAAGGTCTTAATTATGTGATCGAAAAAGGTGAAGCAGCTTTCTACGGACCAAAACTTGACTTCATGGTTAAGGATGCACTGGGAAGAAGCTGGCAACTTGGAACGATTCAAGTGGACTATAATCTGCCAGAGCGCTTTGACCTGACATACAAAGGTAGTGACAATGAGTCACATCGCCCAGTCATGATCCACCGAGCTCCTTTTGGAAGTATGGAAAGATTTATAGCAATTCTACTGGAACATACCGGTGGTAATTTTCCACTATGGTTAATGCCGGAACAGGCTATTATTCTCTCACTCAGCGAGAAATATGAAAATTACTCACAAAAAGTTTTAAATTTACTTGAAAATCACGAAATTCGCGCCCTTGTAGACAATAGAAACGAAACCATCGGGAAGAAGATTCGGGAAGCCGAAGTAAACAAATACCCGTATATGTTGATTGTCGGCGAGCAGGAAGCCAAAGATGGTACGATTTCTGTTCGTAAGCATAGTGAAGGAGATTTGGGAACGATGAAGATCGATGATTTTGCAGATTTGATTAATACAGAAATCAGTAGTACCTTAAAGCCTTTCAAAACATAAGTTTAATTAAAATTTTAAGCCATAGCTATACGTAGAAAAAAACCGAACAGGTTCGGTCGACAAAAAGAAGAGCAGCACCGAATCAACGAGAAGATCAGAGCAGACGAAGTACGCCTGGTTGGTGATAACGTAGAGATGGATGTATATCCTGTAAAGAAAGCTCTTGCAATTGCAGAGGAACAGGGTCTTGATCTAGTAGAGATCTCTCCGAACGCAAAACCACCAGTGGTAAAAGTAATGGACTATAAAAAGTTTCTTTATGAACAAAAGAAACGTGAAAAGGCCATGAAAGCTAAAGCCAGTAAGGTAGTTGTTAAAGAAATTCGATTTGGTCCCAATACAGATGATCATGATTACGAGTTTAAGAAACGTAATGCAGAGAAATTCTTGAAAGACGGTGCAAAGCTAAAGGCTTTTGTATTTTTCAAAGGACGATC from Christiangramia sp. OXR-203 harbors:
- the thrS gene encoding threonine--tRNA ligase, encoding MIKITLPDGSIKEFEKGTTPMDVARSISEGLARNVISAKFNDETVETTTPLNTDGDLVLFTWSNDEGKKAFWHSSSHVMAQAIQDLYPGAKLTIGPAIDRGFYYDVDFGGNKISENDFKKIEDRMLEISRGKHDFALRSVSKADALEFYKKENNPFKVELIENLTDGEITFCDHDTFTDLCRGGHIPNTGIIKAVKLMSVAGAYWRGDETNPQLTRVYGISFPKQKELKEYLALLEEAKKRDHRKLGKELELFTFSQKVGQGLPLWLPKGAALRERLENFLKKAQKKAGYEMVVSPHIGHKELYVTSGHYAKYGEDSFQPITTPNEGEEFLLKPMNCPHHCEMYNASSWSYRDLPKRFAEFGTVYRYEQSGELHGLTRVRGFTQDDAHIFCMPEQLDEEFKKVIDLTLYVFSSLGFDDFTAQVSLRDPEKKDKYIGSDDVWEKAESAILSAAEEKGLNYVIEKGEAAFYGPKLDFMVKDALGRSWQLGTIQVDYNLPERFDLTYKGSDNESHRPVMIHRAPFGSMERFIAILLEHTGGNFPLWLMPEQAIILSLSEKYENYSQKVLNLLENHEIRALVDNRNETIGKKIREAEVNKYPYMLIVGEQEAKDGTISVRKHSEGDLGTMKIDDFADLINTEISSTLKPFKT
- a CDS encoding DUF6095 family protein; the protein is MKHTDKTTLSKGVKYLAGSLPLIMIGPSVLYNAFNNQNHPWYIPVLIIGIIATFAAIFLMFKGIMTMVNSFFGKRS
- the infC gene encoding translation initiation factor IF-3; protein product: MNEKIRADEVRLVGDNVEMDVYPVKKALAIAEEQGLDLVEISPNAKPPVVKVMDYKKFLYEQKKREKAMKAKASKVVVKEIRFGPNTDDHDYEFKKRNAEKFLKDGAKLKAFVFFKGRSIVFKDKGEILLLRLAQDLEELGKVEQMPKLEGKRMTMFLSPTKKSK